A region from the Melioribacter roseus P3M-2 genome encodes:
- a CDS encoding NADH-quinone oxidoreductase subunit N, which produces MPTSNQEYLMLIPFILMGVTILISVLIEIYFKRSEEILPWFSAIAFLAAGIISLWNINERALLFGGMIEAGGISAIFNFIFNVAAMLVVLASADYLKKYGTYYGEYYILIQSSVLGMMVMASTQDLLMIFMGLELMSICFYILAGINRKKLTANEASLKYFLLGAFASGFILYGLALVYGATQTTGIFTIVDNIVSMQGNIVFWTGVLLLVVGFSFKIAAVPFHMWVPDVYQGAATTVTGLMSTAGKTAAFGVLIILLALSSPVNGNNVLQPYFAVIATLSMVAGSVIALSQSNLKRLLAYSSIAHAGYMSIGLAANNVESISGIIFYLAAYTFMNIGAFAIISVIEGESDANLDIDSYAGLNSRSPFLAAVMSLFMFALAGIPPLAGFFGKYYVFLGAIEGGLTWLAIVGVLSSVISVYFYLKVVVYIYFKEPQKDLTINVSPYSLSAIIISALFVLIFGLFPDLLLRVISIAVG; this is translated from the coding sequence ATGCCTACAAGTAATCAAGAATATTTAATGTTGATTCCCTTCATTCTGATGGGAGTTACAATATTAATATCGGTTTTAATAGAAATTTATTTCAAACGCAGCGAGGAAATTTTACCCTGGTTCTCCGCTATCGCTTTTTTGGCTGCTGGTATTATTTCTCTCTGGAATATTAACGAGCGTGCGCTGCTGTTCGGCGGTATGATAGAAGCCGGGGGAATATCCGCCATATTTAATTTTATTTTTAATGTGGCTGCAATGCTTGTTGTGCTAGCTTCCGCCGATTATCTGAAAAAATACGGCACTTATTACGGCGAGTATTATATATTGATACAATCCTCCGTACTAGGAATGATGGTAATGGCAAGCACTCAGGATTTGCTGATGATCTTTATGGGTCTCGAACTGATGTCGATTTGTTTTTATATTCTTGCTGGAATTAACAGAAAAAAATTAACCGCAAATGAAGCCTCGTTAAAATATTTTCTCCTCGGCGCTTTTGCTTCGGGATTTATTTTGTACGGATTGGCTCTCGTTTACGGCGCTACTCAAACTACGGGCATTTTTACAATAGTGGATAATATCGTATCGATGCAGGGTAATATTGTATTCTGGACGGGCGTGTTGCTTTTGGTAGTCGGTTTCAGTTTTAAGATTGCGGCTGTTCCCTTCCATATGTGGGTGCCCGACGTTTATCAGGGAGCTGCGACTACAGTTACGGGATTAATGTCCACCGCAGGTAAAACCGCAGCCTTCGGCGTTCTTATTATCTTATTGGCTTTATCGTCTCCGGTAAACGGGAATAATGTGCTGCAACCGTATTTTGCAGTTATAGCTACTTTGTCCATGGTAGCGGGAAGCGTCATTGCGTTGTCTCAAAGCAATTTGAAAAGACTTTTGGCATATTCGTCGATTGCTCATGCGGGGTATATGTCGATAGGTCTTGCGGCAAACAACGTCGAAAGTATCAGCGGCATTATTTTTTATCTTGCCGCATATACATTTATGAATATCGGAGCCTTTGCGATTATATCGGTCATTGAAGGCGAGTCGGATGCCAACCTGGACATCGATTCGTATGCCGGCTTGAATTCGCGCAGTCCGTTCCTCGCCGCAGTTATGTCGCTCTTTATGTTTGCCCTGGCGGGAATTCCCCCTCTCGCCGGGTTCTTCGGAAAGTATTATGTATTCCTGGGAGCAATCGAAGGAGGACTTACCTGGCTTGCAATTGTCGGCGTATTGTCGAGCGTAATCAGCGTCTATTTTTATCTTAAAGTCGTCGTATATATTTACTTCAAAGAGCCCCAAAAAGATTTAACCATAAACGTTAGTCCATACAGTTTGTCTGCAATAATAATTTCAGCTCTTTTTGTTTTGATATTCGGACTGTTTCCCGACCTGCTGTTAAGAGTTATCAGCATAGCCGTCGGTTGA
- a CDS encoding sodium:proton antiporter: MKKLVLLLAFLSKDIFASGGEAAHALPNPWMVIPFAVLLIMIATGPLFYHHFWEKNYPKIAIALGSITTFYYLVLLNDTHTLLHTAAEYISFIALLASLFVASGGILIKIDKKSTPLLNIFVLLFGSVIANIIGTTGASMLLIRPYIRINKNRIKPYHIIFFIFSVSNIGGALTPIGDPPLFLGFLRGVDFFWFVEHLWYLWLPTLIVLMAIFYVIDSRNKEPETDTDYTGKIEIKGTKNLIYLLVILISVFLDPGIFSWVPSLAPLPIGVREIIMFTVVYLSYKNADKEILEKNEFNFEPIREVAYLFIGIFATMIPALQLISYEAKVYGEQLNAGIFYWATGSLSAFLDNAPTFLNFLSAALGKYGMDVTIKEQVSEFAWLHPLYLQAISVAAVFFGAMTYIGNGPNFMVKSICERAGIKMPSFFGYLIKYSIPILLPLFTILWFIVYYGRG, from the coding sequence ATGAAAAAATTAGTATTACTATTGGCGTTTTTATCGAAAGATATTTTTGCCTCCGGAGGCGAAGCCGCTCACGCGCTGCCAAATCCCTGGATGGTAATTCCGTTTGCGGTCTTGTTGATTATGATTGCTACGGGTCCTCTTTTTTATCATCACTTCTGGGAAAAGAATTATCCTAAGATAGCAATTGCATTGGGAAGCATAACCACGTTTTATTATTTGGTATTGTTAAACGATACTCATACTTTGTTGCACACTGCCGCCGAATATATTTCATTTATTGCTTTATTGGCCTCGCTGTTTGTGGCTTCCGGCGGAATTCTTATTAAGATAGACAAAAAATCGACGCCGTTGCTCAATATCTTCGTGCTTTTGTTCGGCTCTGTTATTGCAAATATCATCGGTACAACCGGCGCATCGATGCTTTTGATACGTCCTTATATTCGTATTAATAAGAACAGGATTAAGCCGTATCACATAATTTTCTTTATTTTTTCGGTTAGCAACATCGGAGGAGCATTAACTCCGATCGGCGACCCTCCGTTGTTTCTCGGATTTTTGAGAGGGGTAGATTTCTTCTGGTTCGTAGAACATCTCTGGTATTTATGGCTGCCCACATTGATTGTATTGATGGCGATTTTTTACGTTATCGATTCTAGAAACAAAGAGCCGGAAACCGATACGGATTATACCGGTAAGATTGAAATCAAGGGCACCAAGAATCTTATCTATTTACTGGTTATTTTAATCTCAGTATTTCTCGACCCCGGTATTTTTAGCTGGGTGCCTTCTTTGGCTCCGCTTCCGATCGGTGTAAGAGAAATCATTATGTTTACTGTAGTTTACCTTTCTTACAAAAATGCCGATAAGGAAATACTCGAGAAAAACGAATTTAATTTCGAACCTATCAGAGAAGTGGCGTATCTGTTTATCGGAATATTTGCAACCATGATACCCGCCCTTCAATTAATTTCATACGAAGCAAAGGTCTACGGCGAGCAATTGAACGCCGGAATATTCTATTGGGCTACGGGTTCGTTGTCTGCGTTTTTAGATAACGCTCCCACGTTTCTGAATTTCCTCAGCGCCGCATTGGGTAAATACGGCATGGATGTGACGATAAAAGAACAGGTGAGCGAATTTGCGTGGTTGCATCCGTTATACCTTCAGGCAATTTCGGTGGCGGCGGTATTCTTCGGAGCAATGACTTATATCGGCAACGGTCCCAATTTTATGGTTAAATCGATTTGCGAAAGAGCCGGTATTAAAATGCCGAGTTTCTTCGGTTATTTGATTAAATATTCAATCCCGATTTTATTGCCTTTATTTACTATTTTATGGTTTATTGTTTATTATGGCAGAGGTTAA